The Penaeus chinensis breed Huanghai No. 1 chromosome 6, ASM1920278v2, whole genome shotgun sequence genomic interval AAAGGTAACTTGGCAGTAACGAAAACTTGACAGGTTCAGGCACTTTGATCAGCTAATGGTGGTGCGACATTCAgctgatgggggggggaggggttttaaTAAGGGTGTTGGTGGTAGTTGTGACGCTAGGTAGTGGTAGTTGAGTCTATAGGATACTGGTTGATCTGgaactattttcttttattatacagTGATAAAGTTGGCACGAAAGAGCCCTTGAGAGTCTGGGGCGGAACCACTGGGAGTCAAACGTTCACGAGTTCTCAACACAGGAAGAAtttgtacaaatatattaatGTTAAATCAGTATTTACAAACTAAGTCATCACAGTCATCCGTTATACTACGACACACAAGGTCACGAGCCTCAGGAGAGCGACCCGACCTGACCGGGTCACAGGTCAAGGGCCCGGGTCGTCACTGCATCATCTGAAGGTACTTGTTCTCCTCCTGCAGCGACGTCAGCGAGGAACTCATGTCGTTGATCACCATGTTGGAGGTCTCCGCCAGGGCCACGGGGAGCGGCGTCGCGAACCTGGAGCCTCCCTGGGGCTGCTGGGGGCCGGCGAGCGGCTGCTGAGGCTGAGGCTGCGGCTGCGACTGCGGCTGCGGCGCGGCGAGGCTGGCCTGCGAGCCTGGCCCCGTGTAGCCCGCCACGGTGCCGTTGGGGTTGAGCTTGGGCTTCTGGTCCGTGGTGCTGGTCACCTCCTCCTTGACCACGGTGGAGCTCCAGCTATGGCACTGCTGCACGTACTCCAGGGTGCGCTGGTACGTGTCGGGCTTCATGAAGCTCTTGCTGTTGCTCTTCGTGTCCACGGACTTGGTATCGACGGCCTTCGTGTCGGTCTGATTATTGTCCACCGGCGGGCACGGCAGAGACGACGCCGTTCCTGCGCCTGGCTGGTGGAGGGCACCGCTGGCACCGCTGCCACCGCCCGCGCCGCTGGCACCgctcgcgccgccgccgccggccaCCGTCGCGGCGTTGACGGCacccacgccgccgccgccgccgccgcccttcaCCGAGGCCTTCGACTTGCCTCCTTTGGTCTGCGAGGATTGGCTCACGTCCCGGCACTGCACGTCGCCGCCGAGGGAGCCTGGGTAAGGCATGGGCATCATGCTCCCGTTCGGCGTCACGTGGTTAGGGTACTGTCCACCCATGCCCATGTAGCCCATGGCACCCTGAGCGCCCATCGCGTTCATGTGGTGCTGCGGCCCGTACTGCTGGCCCTGGAACTGGTTCATGCTCATCTGCGAGCCCTGCCAGTTGGCCATGGCGCCCTGCTGCCCAGGGTACCCGCTCATGTCTCCCGCCATGGCGCTGCCGCCTCTGCCCTGGCACCCCGCGCAGGGGGCCTGGTATGCCGGCGGAGGGAGGTTGGGCGGCGCCAGGTGCCCGCAGGCGTGGACGGGCCCGTAGCCCTGCCCCATGCCGTAGCCGCCCGCGGGTCCTCCGCCCATACCGCCGGGGTACCTGCCCTGCTGCATCATGGGCCCGTACATGTGCTGGCCCATCACTCCTTGGCCCTGCTGCTGCGGGTACTGCTGCTGCGGGTACTGGCCCTGCTGGGGCATGGAGTAGTTCGGGGGCATGCCCTGGTGGGGGTACGCCGGCGACATCTGATTGAAGGCCTGCGCCGCCGCGGGGGCCGGCGAGGTCATGGGGTTGTTGAACTGCTGCGGCGTCGCGGGCGAGGGCATGGGCTGGCCGCTGTAGCcgtgggggtgggcgggggagggcacGGAGTAGCCCGGGGAAGCCTGAGGGTACTGGTAGTTGCTCGCCGGAGACTGAAGGGGCTGATTGGAGTAGGCGGGGCTCAGCATGGACTGATTGGAGTAGGCCGGGCTGGGCATCGGCTGCCCGCTGTAGGCCGGCGAGGGCATCTGGGCGTGGTGCATCGTGGGCGTCCCCCCCTGGCGGCGGCCTGTCCTTGGCATCCGACTTCATCttgtctccatttcccttctgCGGAAGCGAGGAACCGCTCAGTAATTGCGCGATGAAGAGTGGCAATGAACatgaaacacatgcacacgcacatataacaatatacatacatatatatactactatactatatactattatttgtattcttatgaatatgtatatatattcacatttattattatacatttaaatatatcaacatatattcatagacacatttatgcatacatgatttattcatatttaattcTACagttatctaccaatctatctatctgttcgtcaCATCAATAAGAACATgcataaaagaaataaacagtTTAATGAGGGAAACCGCCGTGGAGACCGACCTGGTTGAGGTAGTTGACCATGTCGTCAGGAAGGACCAGCTTGTTCTCGATGGGTTCGTCCTCGGCCACCTGGTCCAGTTGGAGGCCCTGGTTGGGGTGCCGCGGGGTGATGGGCGGCAGGGGCGTGCGGGGGTTGAAGGTCGAGTAGCTGTGATGTCTCTGCAGCCTCCGTCCGGCGGCGGCGCCCTCGGGGCCGCAGCCCATCCCTCGGTCCAGCGGCCTCACGGGGTCGGAGGCGCGTCTGGGGCCCTCGGAGTGCGTCTGGGGTTCAGGGGGACCCAGGGGTCCTGAGGGACCGAAGTGGCCGCCCCCACCGCCCATGGAGGCGCTCATGCCTCCGCCCATGTTGCTGGCCCATCCGCCGTGCAGGTTATCCTGGCTCAGCGACATGTTCTGGGTCTGGGAGGAAAAGAACGTTAACATTATACTGCTGCTTTCATCTGATCTATTAACAGGCATATTAGCAAAAATAGTCCTTAACGGCTGATGGCAGAGGGAGGGCGGTTCTCCAGCGCAGAGCCGAGGACAACTCACCTGCACAACGAGGTTGGACGTGTTGTAGAGCTCGGCGGGGCCCATGGCGCGGCGCTGCAGCTTGGCCAGGTGCGAGTTCATGGAGCAGGCGATGCCGGCCATGTTGAAGTTGGAGTTCTCGGACGACCTCCTGGAGGAGCCGAGCGAGATGGGGTCGTAGGGCGACGGCACCATGTTCTGGCGGCCCATCGACGCCCCCGACACCTGCGACACCTCGCTGGAGCGGCGGCTGTTCGGGTGCGGGGACGAGTCGCTGCGCATGCTGCCGTAGTAGGTGCTCACGGTGGAGTTGGAGTCGCGCCGGCTGTTCTGCTGCTGCGTCTGGCCCGGCCGGAAGTGCAGGTCGATCAGGTTCTTGCGGGCCTGCAGCGGCGTGGTCATCCCGCCGCTCATCTTGAGGTCGGTGATACGCTGCGACAGCTCGCCGACGCCGCTGCCGGTGGAccgccgggggccgccggggatGTTGGGCAGGATGTTGGCCAGGCCCTTGGACTGCAGCCGATTCTTGAGGCGGTTGCGCATGTTGCGCTCCTGCAGGTTGATCTGGCCTCCGAGCGGGCCGTCCACGCCGTTCAGGCTCGCCACGCCCACCGGGAGGTCCACGCTGGCGTCGAGGTCGTCCTCCACGGTGTCCCACACCTCCTCCTGCTCTAGGACGCTCTCGTAGCCGCCGGTGGTCGTCACGTTGTTGTCGCTGATGGGGCCGTCCAGCAGCCGGCTCTGGTCCATGGGCGTGGCGCCGCCCACCACCGTCTCCATGTTGGGGCTGTGCTGCTGCCCCGGCGACGTCGGCTCCTGCGGACGCCAGGCAAGTGTTAAATGCTGCTGGGATTATTTCACATGGAACAGTAATAAGCATGGCACGGAAAGGAATATGAAATAGGAGAAAGCcagaaaggagacggagaaggataaagagacggagaagaagaaaacgagcgCGGACTTACCGAAGGACTGGACAGGGATCCACCCTTGCCGCCGTCGGAGTGCGGCGAGCCCTCGGGATGCGTCGCGCCGCCGTCCTTGCcttcgccgccgcctcctccgggATTGGCGCTCGGGTGGTCGTTGCCCTTGTGCTTCTTGGAGGCGTAGAAGTCCGCGCCGTGCACCGTCTTCACGTGCTTCCTCAGGGACGAAGGGTCGGTGTAGCGCTTGGTGCAGCCCGGGGCCTTGCACACGTACGGTTTCTGCGGAGGGAGCGGGGCAGGTGAGCGCCTGGCGTCTCTCTTTGCTTTTGGCttacatttttattgtatttttatgtaattttatacCAGATTTACCACacggtatttttttatataattgcttAACACTGTATGGAATTCAAGATATAATATCGGAAAAAGAAACATAACGACAAATGacaccttcataaaaaaaaaaaaaaaaaaaacattaataaatgcACCAGACTCacgaagcaaacacacacacaaaagacacgtgataaagaagaaaggaagaaagcattTCCAAGTGCTGACAGCCACATGCAAGTGAGGCGAAcatcacgcacacaagcacagacacacatacacttacacttacgctAATAAAGGTTCCATAACATACCCGATCTCCTGCTAGGGAagcggagaaggaggatggggaaaggaaaagagaaatataccAGTGTTAGAATCAGTAGTCATAAATCTTTCAtctttactctttattctttGAACAAGATCTACGTGGCGCGAGAGCGGGACTCAGCGAGGGGGAAATTTTGACCTTTTTTCacgggaattgtgtgtgtgtgtgtgtgtgtgtgtgtgtgtgtgtgtgtgtgtgtgtgtgtgtgtgtgtgtgtgatttgtgagATTTATGAGATTTGGTCTAATCATATTCGTGTTTATATTTCAAATATCTatgctatgtatgtatttgcttatACATAGACAATTCAAGCGCGTATAACAAACACCGCATCAGCCCGTAggaccccctccccacaccacccccctccctcccccccgtatgCTTCAAACCCcctcgagagagaaaaaacaaaaggcgCTCGACCTGCGGCGTCGGGTGACTTTCCCGCCCCAAAAGGCCGGCCTCCCCACGGGCGTCTGTCCTTGTGCGGGAGGCCCTCTTGTTAACAACTCCACctccagtatatatatgtattccctgCCCGCCCTGATTTACAGATATAATTCATTATCCTGCGAGGCGCTCATATTTCACTGCCATGTCTGACTGCTGGATATATTTCGCTACCCCTCTCCGACTAGCTAATGCCTTTTATAACGCTAACCatgacccatatatatatatatatatatatatatatatatatttatatatctccccGTGATGTGTATCTAATCACGATTTGGTAATTCGTTAGGTTAAGGGAAATGTCACACAGCAGGTGAGAATTTAAAACCTTTAGTATCACACttcgatagagagaaaaaagagtattAATTATCACATTCTTATAATATTAGAACTATCAATATCTGTTAATCGAATTCTCAGGACAGTTAATGTGttaatcaatctatccatctacatttccaaacataaaaaaaatcaaagtcaaaatctgcaatagaaaaaaaaaaaaaaaatatcacacgcAAGACCCACACGAAACGGAACTCACCTCGTTCGAATGCGTGCGATTCTGGTGCTTGGCTCTGTCCGAAGCGTTGGAAAAGGCCTTCGTACATCCGGGGAATTCGCACATGTACGGCTTCTCCCCCGTGTGAGATCGAAGGTGGGTCTTGAGGTTCTCCAGGCGCGAGTACGCCTTGTAGCAGCCCTCGAACTGCAGCGGAAGGGGAAGACTttttagagtaatgataataataatgatgataataataataatgatgatgataataatgataataatgataataatgatgataataatgatgataataataatgataacaacaataataataatgataatgataataataatgataataataataataataataataatgataattataatggtaatgatgatgatgatgataataacaagagtaacagCAATTAAGATcattaatactaccactactaatactaacactaataatcatgatcattataatagtaatgataataatgataatgatactgctgctaGTAGAAGTTGTGCTAGCAATATTAATACTTCTAATGACACAACATTAAGTATgatgagataaaaataacaagacgTTAAAATTGGTATGGATAGCaagtaaaaagaggaggaggaggaggaggaggaggagaggaagaagaagaagaagaagaagaagaagaagaagaagaagaagaagaagaagaagaagaagacgaagaagaagaagaggaagaagaagaagaagaagaagaggaggagggagaggagggagaggaagaggtgaaaaatACGGAAATGATTAaaatgagaagaataaagagttaaagaagaaaaaaaatataaaataaaagaagttcagaataaaaaggaaaggaaataaaaatagaatacgaaaaataagaaaagaacaagagaagaatgatgaaaagaagaagaagaagaaatggagaacatAAAAtagaacagaagaaaacaaagaaaaaaaaagaaacagactgaagaagaacaaggaaagaagaaaaataaaaaaagaacactacataaaagaaaaataagaaaaagagtgaTAGAATGCTGGGCGATTTAAAAAATCCGACCACTAATGACAAAGCAACGTTGGTGATAATACCCAATGTTCACCGacgtaataataaaggtaacaatgaGATTATCAACAGCTCTACCAATTACTTAGATTAAGGGGGAGGAAACCCAATCAGCGAGCGAAATGAGGAACGCCATTTGTAATTAGAAAGCGACATTTAAAAACGGAGAATGTggaggggaaagacaaagagatagataagagagagggaaagggaggagggagggagggggggaatgggggagatagagagagagagagagggaaagggaggaggaagggagggagggaatggggggggagggagggagggagggagggagggagggagggagggagggagggagggagagagagagagagagagagagagagagagagagagagagagagagagagagagagagagagagagagagagagagagagagagagagagagtgagagtgagtgatagagagagagagaatggtagaggaagagggaatggaagagagaaagaaagaaagagagagagagagagagagagagagagagagagagagaagagagaagagaaagagaaagagagagagagagagagagagagagagagagagagagagagagagagagagagagagagagagaggcaggcaggcaggggaagcacaagcagggagagggaggtagcagggaaagagagggggagacaaggaaaggagaaggggaagcagaagaagcaagagaggatacagggggaggcagggggagacagggggaggcagggggaggcagggggaggcagggggataggaggaagaggtccAAGACACAATCAAGTGGTCCAGGGTCGCCTCCGTAAGACATGCGTGATTTGTAGATTCATTAAGGGTAATTGGACAAGCCGATGACCCGCGGCCGGCGAGGGCTGTTACGAGCCGAATGACAATTGGTTCGAACTCGGGTTTTTACAGCTTATAAAAGAGGGACGCGCTGTTTGCTGTGATTAGCCCTTGTTGCGAGCTGTGTTGGCAATTAGGCAGAAGTGTTGCATCttaagaaaggagagcgagaggtagaaagggggaagggaagtggaggggaagggaaggggagggcaaggggaaaggaaggttaaggggatgggtgggggaaggggagggaaggggaaggaagatgaaaggggtagggaaggtaaaatggaaagggaagggggaaggaagaagaagggaaggggataggaaagggaaggtaaaaaggaagaggaaaggaagggaaggtaaaagggaaagggaagggaggagagaagaagaaggctaAGGCTGGCTTCGGATGAACGGAAAGGTAATCAAATCAAACACGACAACTGGAGCCATCGCGCATGCTAAGTCCCAAGCGCGCACGTCCGGGGAATATTTCAATTTTCCCCTCActcattagacacacacacacacacacacacacacacacacacacacacacacacacacacacacacacacacattcacatacgcactccacacacacacacacacacacacacacacacacacacacacacacatataaatacacacacacacacacacacacacacacacataaatacacacacacacacacacacacacaaatacacacacacacacacacacacacacacacacacacaaatacacacacacacacacacacacacacacacacacacacacacacacacacacacacacacacacacacacgtgcgcatttATTCTGAGAGTCATTACAGGAAGACATGTTACTGGAAGGCTCTACTTAACACTACAATACATCACGGGGAAATTTATGTTCTCTGATGAACTGTTTAGGTAATGTGAGGTTACGGAAGGCCCCCGGCTCGACTGAGAAgccgatggggaggggagaggaggagaggggaaggaggaggagaggggaaggaggaggagaggggaaggaggaggagaggggaaggaggaggagaggggaaggaggaggagaggggaaggaggaggagagggaaggaggaggagagggaaggaggaggagagggaaggaggaggagagggggaaagaggagggaagaggagaagaggggcgaggcagaaggagaaggtgaaggaggaggagaggggaaggaggaggagaggggaaggaggaggagaggggaaggaggaggagagggagaggagagagggagaaaagggaagaggagaagagggaaggggagaagaggggcgaggcagaaggaaaaggaggaaaggtgaaggagggggagaggaggagagaaaaggggagaagaggggcgaaacagaaggagaaggggaaggggaaggagagggggatagggaaggggagaagagggggggaggcaggagaagggtaaagagaaggagagagagaaggggatgagaggggaatgaggaggagaaggaaggggggaaagggggaaggggaggaggggcgaaggggaggagaaacaaagggagagaaaagaggaaagggtaagaagggaaaggggacaagagagaaaagaaggaggtagatagggaaagggggtagagggagaagaacgaacgagaggggaaacagaagaagatacatgagaaggaaggagacggagagggggagaagagaaactaGAGGATAGGATATAGGGAGGAAAAATAAAGGGTAGGGAAAAGGGAActgggaaacagaaagaggaatggcaaagagaggaggagaggaagaagaggaggcaagaaGAGATCCCACAAGCTCAGCGAATGGACACACATTCATCTCCATTGCGCGACTGTAGAATCGAGTGTGAAAAGACACGTTAAATATTTAACTCACTAATTGGATATCTCGACAGGATTCATTCCCCTATTGAGCTATTTCCACCTCActtactccttcctcttattttcccctccgtttctttgttttgctttgttcttCCCTTGGGTTATATCTGCTCGTATATTCCCACGAGAGAAAAGTCAGGAAGACAGACCAGTCAATattttcttcacagaatcagaaaAGGACGAGGCAAAACGAGAAGGCATGCGGCGTCTTGAACTAAATTACTCGGGTTGGCGAGACAAAAGTCAGGAcacaaagcagagagggagggagggagagggagggagggagggagtgagtgagggagggagggagggagggagggagggagggagagggagggagggaggggaagggagggagtgagggagggagggagggagggagagtaagggagaagggaaaggaagggagggagagggagaaggagagagagagaaggacagcggAAACAGAGAtcgaggagatcgagagagagagagatcgagagagagagagagagagagagagagagagagagagagagagagagagagagagagagagagagagagagagagagagagtaataatgcaGCTGTGGTTAGCAGAACAGAATAGAAGCTTCATTAATCTACCTTGGGAACCTTGTGCTGTGGTTTGTTCTGAACatcgaagaaaggggagggaacggggaaggaggaggaggaggaggaggaggaggaggaggaggaggaggaggaggaggaggaggaggggaagtggaaggaggaggagaagaaggaggaagagaagaacaagaataataagaataagaataagaaggaggaggaggaggaggagaagggggaggagaaagaggaggaagagaagaaggaggaggagggggaagaggaggaggaatagaaggagggaaggaaggtaaaaggTACGTGAAGAAgtgaaaatggggaaagggatagaaggagggaagaagggggagggcagaggtatggaggagaggaaaaaggaggataaggaggaggaggaggaggaggaggaggaggaggaggaggaggaggaggaggaggaggaggataaggaggagaaggaggagaaggaggaggaggaggaggaggaggaggaggataaggaggaggaggaggaggaggaggaggaggaggaggaggaggaggaggaggaagaggaggaggaggaggaggaagaggaggaggaggaggagcaggaggagagtcAGAGTTACGGGGGACAGGGAAGTGAGGGacgtgagggaagaggggaagggggaagggggaagggggaaggggggaggggggaggggggaggggggagggagtaggaggggttGTAAGGTATTCGTAACCCCGAGGAACATAAATGGCGGTCGAATATATCATGGCGCATTTCAATTTCCCGTTCTTATCAGCGCGGTAATTGTGACATATATCTCGCGCGCCAGAAAAATGTCCTAATTGGGGACGTGATTGCCAAACACATATTCATCCCGGGCGGGGAGGAGGCGCGGGCGTGGGGCATGACACCTTCTGCcgcggagggggatggggagggggaatgggggatggggtaagggggagggggaaggaggaaggggagggggaggaggaggggaagggggaggagggaagatggggagggagaaaatgagagggaggggggaaggggaggaagagggggaggaggaagagagggaggacagggagaaggagggggaaggggaggaatgagaaggagattgaaagggagggggagatagggagtgggaaaggggaggagggggaggggggagggggaggaatggggaggagagaggggtgatttGTACAAGTCTAAAACTGGAACACTGTGactgtctgattgtctgcctgtctttctcaatatccgtttgtctgtctgtctgtccgtctgtgcgtgtgtgtgtgtgtgtgtgtgttgtgtgtgtgtgtgtgtgtgtgtgtgtgtgtgtgtgtgtgtgtgtgtgtctccctcttttaCACGTGTGTTTACGCAACTACATGTACGTGTgcttatatttatctgtctgtctatccatccatctatctatctatctatctatctatctaattatctatctacatcatCAGATCCTTTCCTTACCGTGCATTTATGTGGCTTCTCCCCCGTGTGGCGCCTCATGTGAACGACCAACATATATTGGGCTTTGAACGGCTTCTCTTCCCGCGAACAGTCCTTCCAACGACACACGAACGACTTCTTGTTGGCGTGGATGTGGTCGTTGTTGATGTGctgtgaagagagaggggagaaaaaaataatgggtgAATGTTTTGGGGGGTTTGTTGGGGGAAGCGGAAGGGGTtgtggggtggttggggggagggggaggggattttgaggggttgggggagggggtgagggggttgggggtggtggtgggggggagggggttggggttgggggtgttgataggggttgggggtggggtaaggtggtggtgatagcgataataattagTAACAAAATCTACGCCTACCatttgcaaacatacacacacacagacacagacacacacacacacacacacacacacacacacacacacacacacacacacacacacacacacacacactcacacacacacacacgcacagacacacacacagacgcaattCCTTTGTCATTTCCACCCACACTTAATCACGACCCGACATCTGACAAATTCAAAACACAGGCGAGTCCTCCGCAATCACACATCCATTACCCCGACCTCCATAAACTCGAATGATAAACTCATAATCTATCTCATAACTCCCTCGATGATAACGGAGGACGCGCAGTTAATCCGCCAATCTATTTCTTAATTAACGTAATAAAGCGAGCGAGGGATATCAAGTCCGGCAGTCAATCTCTTAATTAGCTtcgagcaatgataatgattcggGCA includes:
- the LOC125026656 gene encoding LOW QUALITY PROTEIN: transcriptional activator cubitus interruptus-like (The sequence of the model RefSeq protein was modified relative to this genomic sequence to represent the inferred CDS: deleted 1 base in 1 codon) produces the protein LPGSRLTSPRPSLRQSRKRALSSSPYSDSFDINSMIRFSPNSLVSIMNGSRSSSASGSYGHLSAGAISPALGVHPSVGAATHLQQLQAHLMRGASLPGSPFLAPSPLLQHSPSTLATHQSLFSLSSQPSLPTLPPKAEVWHLKLGEKKASPTISSTMEEDKASKVKKEAASTTSAGACGTGGVSAAARDDDGLKEEPPDFIETHCHWKECNKDFNTQDDLVKHINNDHIHANKKSFVCRWKDCSREEKPFKAQYMLVVHMRRHTGEKPHKCTFEGCYKAYSRLENLKTHLRSHTGEKPYMCEFPGCTKAFSNASDRAKHQNRTHSNEKPYVCKAPGCTKRYTDPSSLRKHVKTVHGADFYASKKHKGNDHPSANPGGGGGEGKDGGATHPEGSPHSDGGKGGSLSSPSEPTSPGQQHSPNMETVVGGATPMDQSRLLDGPISDNNVTTTGGYESVLEQEEVWDTVEDDLDASVDLPVGVASLNGVDGPLGGQINLQERNMRNRLKNRLQSKGLANILPNIPGGPRRSTGSGVGELSQRITDLKMSGGMTTPLQARKNLIDLHFRPGQTQQQNSRRDSNSTVSTYYGSMRSDSSPHPNSRRSSEVSQVSGASMGRQNMVPSPYDPISLGSSRRSSENSNFNMAGIACSMNSHLAKLQRRAMGPAELYNTSNLVVQTQNMSLSQDNLHGGWASNMGGGMSASMGGGGGHFGPSGPLGPPEPQTHSEGPRRASDPVRPLDRGMGCGPEGAAAGRRLQRHHSYSTFNPRTPLPPITPRHPNQGLQLDQVAEDEPIENKLVLPDDMVNYLNQKGNGDKMKSDAKDRPPPGGDAHDAPRPDALAGLQRAADAQPGLLQSVHAEPRLLQSAPSVSGEQLPVPSASPGYSVPSPAHPHGYSGQPMPSPATPQQFNNPMTSPAPAAAQAFNQMSPAYPHQGMPPNYSMPQQGQYPQQQYPQQQGQGVMGQHMYGPMMQQGRYPGGMGGGPAGGYGMGQGYGPVHACGHLAPPNLPPPAYQAPCAGCQGRGGSAMAGDMSGYPGQQGAMANWQGSQMSMNQFQGQQYGPQHHMNAMGAQGAMGYMGMGGQYPNHVTPNGSMMPMPYPGSLGGDVQCRDVSQSSQTKGGKSKASVKGGGGGGGVGAVNAATVAGGGGASGASGAGGGSGASGALHQPGAGTASSLPCPPVDNNQTDTKAVDTKSVDTKSNSKSFMKPDTYQRTLEYVQQCHSWSSTVVKEEVTSTTDQKPKLNPNGTVAGYTGPGSQASLAAPQPQSQPQPQPQQPLAGPQQPQGGSRFATPLPVALAETSNMVINDMSSSLTSLQEENKYLQMMQ